The following coding sequences are from one Beggiatoa alba B18LD window:
- a CDS encoding symmetrical bis(5'-nucleosyl)-tetraphosphatase, translating to MSTYAIGDIQGCYQQLQALLALIQFNPEHDKLWFTGDLVNRGPQSLEVLRFVKGLGDKAVTVLGNHDMHLLFIANGHPDRLKAEDTLEPILQAPDRDELLDWLRHSPIMYHDEKLGFSLVHAGLVPQWDLTQARACAQEVEEILRSPHYGEYLHHIHGNKPNQWSDKLKGYDRLRFILSCFTRLRYCNKDGVLNMKKKNAPETNDPHDPDQPWFLIPNRASQDMRIIFGHWATLGLYISDNIFALDTGCLWGGCLTAMRLEDKQLFKLNCPQTRAITPLS from the coding sequence ATGTCAACTTATGCAATCGGCGATATTCAAGGGTGTTATCAACAATTACAAGCCTTATTAGCCCTCATTCAATTCAACCCCGAGCACGATAAACTTTGGTTTACAGGCGATTTAGTCAATCGTGGTCCCCAATCATTAGAAGTATTACGCTTTGTAAAAGGACTCGGAGATAAGGCGGTTACTGTTTTAGGTAATCACGACATGCACCTACTATTTATCGCTAATGGACACCCTGACCGACTAAAAGCGGAAGACACTTTAGAACCCATTCTACAAGCCCCTGACCGTGACGAACTCCTAGACTGGTTACGCCACTCTCCTATCATGTACCATGATGAAAAACTAGGCTTTTCTCTCGTTCATGCAGGATTAGTCCCACAATGGGACTTAACCCAAGCCCGTGCCTGTGCGCAAGAAGTTGAAGAAATCCTACGTAGTCCCCACTATGGCGAATACTTACATCACATACACGGCAATAAACCTAATCAATGGTCAGATAAATTAAAAGGTTATGACCGTTTACGCTTTATTCTAAGCTGTTTTACCCGTTTGCGTTACTGCAACAAAGACGGCGTATTAAACATGAAAAAGAAAAATGCCCCAGAAACCAACGACCCACACGACCCCGACCAACCATGGTTTTTAATCCCTAACCGTGCTAGCCAAGACATGCGCATCATTTTTGGACACTGGGCAACCCTAGGCTTATACATTAGCGACAATATTTTTGCCCTAGATACAGGCTGTTTATGGGGCGGTTGCTTAACCGCGATGCGTTTAGAAGACAAACAACTGTTTAAATTAAATTGTCCGCAAACTCGTGCTATTACCCCCTTAAGTTAA
- a CDS encoding response regulator, translated as MQEYLNQNSILIVDDTLANLQVLTQMLNVEGYRVRPVSTGKKALAAIDAMLPDLILLDINMPEMNGYEVCKQLKANVKTQHIPVIFISALGELHDKVEAFHVGGVDYITKPFQVEEVLVRVKNHLALQSLQSQLRYKVNELEDTNQALKQAKELAELNAKAKADFLATMSHEIRTPMNGVIGMTSLLLETHLTREQFAFVNTIRVSGETLLAIINDILDFSKIESGNMTLESHLFSLYTCLEETLELFAEQVNHKKIELISYLDKTVPEWIESDATRVRQILTNLIGNAVKFTSQGGVVIEVSAKELSQETIEIQFIIRDTGIGIPTDKMNYLFKSFTQLDSSTTRNYGGTGLGLAITKRLCELLAGKIWVESVAGQGSSFFFTIQTKKVQTLCDEHRTTIIAQELQGKNILLMDNKAVYTKTLSRQLQQWGCKVTIETRGEQVLENIKNHQHYDLIILDFFIMDINGIHVARTVRSLQPDIPLIMITTMSPTDVNVEIQALFTAWLVKPLKTQALLNIFNYLFANIELPPEVAQRNSSITDKNLAKRYPLRILLAEDNPINQQLALIMLNNMGYQADVAGNGLEVLNTLQRNHYDLILMDVQMPEMDGFMTTQMIRQTRSHTTNPLRIVAMTANALQGDREKCLAVGMDDYLSKPMRWEDLYAILEKWGRQMIQTHQKVDLTITSTPPLNLSLIAPIPDIKVVDMATLRMVKTSMGNGWERLRDVFLQQTEELSKEMLVQYTQQNNEAVSQIAHKLRGSASTVGAKSLAHLCELIEFNEKRGNPQDLNELLKQLQLCAEQTIEQIAQFQE; from the coding sequence ATGCAAGAATATTTAAACCAAAATAGTATTTTAATTGTTGACGATACCTTAGCTAATTTGCAGGTTTTAACGCAAATGTTAAATGTTGAGGGTTATCGTGTACGCCCTGTTTCTACAGGTAAGAAAGCCTTAGCGGCTATTGATGCGATGTTACCTGATTTGATTTTATTAGATATTAATATGCCTGAAATGAATGGTTATGAGGTCTGTAAACAGTTAAAAGCGAATGTTAAGACACAACATATTCCTGTCATTTTTATCAGTGCATTAGGGGAATTACATGATAAGGTTGAGGCTTTTCATGTGGGGGGGGTTGATTACATTACAAAGCCTTTTCAGGTTGAAGAAGTTTTAGTCCGTGTTAAAAACCATTTAGCCTTACAGTCGTTACAAAGTCAGTTGCGTTATAAAGTAAATGAGTTAGAAGATACCAATCAGGCGTTAAAACAGGCAAAGGAATTAGCTGAGTTAAATGCAAAGGCGAAAGCTGATTTTTTAGCTACGATGAGCCATGAAATTCGTACACCAATGAATGGCGTTATTGGTATGACGAGTTTATTGTTGGAAACACATTTAACCCGTGAACAGTTTGCTTTTGTCAATACGATTCGTGTTAGTGGTGAAACGTTACTTGCGATTATTAATGATATTTTGGATTTTTCTAAAATTGAGTCGGGCAATATGACTTTAGAGTCACACCTATTCTCTCTTTATACGTGTTTGGAGGAAACCTTAGAATTATTTGCAGAACAGGTTAATCATAAAAAAATAGAATTAATTTCTTATCTTGATAAGACTGTTCCTGAATGGATAGAAAGCGATGCAACACGAGTTCGACAAATTTTAACGAATTTAATTGGTAATGCGGTGAAGTTTACCAGTCAGGGCGGTGTCGTTATTGAAGTCAGTGCAAAGGAATTAAGTCAGGAAACAATAGAAATACAATTTATTATTCGTGATACAGGAATTGGAATACCTACGGATAAAATGAATTATCTATTTAAATCTTTTACACAATTAGATAGTTCTACAACACGAAATTACGGCGGTACAGGATTAGGATTAGCAATTACAAAACGCTTGTGTGAGTTATTAGCAGGCAAAATTTGGGTTGAGAGCGTAGCAGGACAAGGTTCTAGTTTCTTTTTTACAATTCAAACTAAGAAAGTACAGACGTTATGTGATGAGCATCGAACAACAATTATTGCTCAAGAATTACAAGGTAAAAATATTTTACTAATGGATAATAAAGCAGTTTATACAAAAACATTAAGTCGACAGTTACAACAATGGGGATGTAAAGTTACTATTGAGACACGAGGGGAGCAGGTATTAGAAAATATAAAAAATCATCAACATTATGATTTGATTATATTAGATTTCTTTATCATGGATATTAATGGTATTCATGTTGCGCGTACAGTTCGGTCATTACAACCTGATATTCCCCTAATCATGATAACCACTATGAGTCCAACCGATGTCAACGTTGAAATACAAGCATTATTTACCGCTTGGCTAGTAAAACCACTTAAGACGCAAGCATTGCTCAACATTTTTAATTATCTGTTTGCCAATATCGAACTCCCGCCAGAAGTCGCTCAACGTAACTCTTCAATTACGGATAAAAATTTAGCTAAACGTTACCCATTAAGAATTTTATTAGCAGAGGATAATCCAATTAATCAACAACTTGCTTTGATTATGTTAAATAATATGGGTTATCAAGCAGATGTCGCAGGTAATGGTTTAGAAGTATTAAATACATTGCAACGTAATCACTATGATCTTATTTTAATGGACGTGCAGATGCCCGAAATGGATGGTTTCATGACAACGCAAATGATTCGTCAAACGCGAAGTCATACAACAAATCCGTTACGTATTGTTGCGATGACCGCTAATGCATTACAAGGAGATCGGGAAAAGTGTTTAGCTGTGGGTATGGATGATTATTTAAGTAAACCCATGAGATGGGAAGATTTATATGCCATTTTGGAAAAATGGGGTAGGCAGATGATCCAAACACACCAAAAAGTAGATTTGACTATTACATCTACACCACCATTAAATCTATCACTGATTGCACCTATACCAGATATTAAAGTTGTTGATATGGCAACCTTACGTATGGTGAAAACCTCAATGGGTAACGGTTGGGAGCGATTACGCGATGTTTTTTTGCAACAAACTGAAGAACTCAGCAAAGAAATGTTAGTTCAATACACGCAACAGAATAATGAAGCAGTCAGCCAGATTGCACATAAATTACGTGGTTCGGCAAGTACTGTCGGAGCTAAATCGCTGGCACATTTATGTGAACTTATCGAATTTAATGAAAAGCGTGGAAACCCTCAAGACCTCAATGAATTATTAAAACAATTACAACTTTGTGCAGAACAAACCATAGAACAAATTGCACAATTTCAAGAATAA
- the thiD gene encoding bifunctional hydroxymethylpyrimidine kinase/phosphomethylpyrimidine kinase yields MLKTNTTKQYKRLLTIAGSDSGGGAGIQADLKTFSALGCYGMSVITALTAQNTQVVSAVYPVPASFIRQQMLAVFSDIGVDSVKIGMLHSAEVIEIVANTLKEFAIKHVVLDPVMVAKSGDRLMQEEAIDALKTCLIPLATMITPNLPEAAVLLGEPINSIPQMLTSAKKLSQLGSQSVLLKGGHLQSQQSIDILYEHQYDTFTELSHTRIQTHNSHGTGCTLSSAIAAYLAKGCSIKEAVSAAKTYLTFALQAGASYTIGQGHGPVHHFYQVWD; encoded by the coding sequence ATGTTAAAAACTAATACAACAAAACAATATAAACGACTTTTAACAATTGCTGGTTCAGACAGTGGTGGCGGAGCAGGTATTCAGGCTGATTTAAAAACGTTTTCAGCATTAGGATGCTATGGGATGTCTGTAATCACTGCCTTAACTGCACAAAATACCCAAGTTGTCTCTGCTGTGTATCCTGTGCCTGCCTCATTTATTCGCCAACAAATGCTTGCTGTGTTTAGTGATATTGGTGTGGATAGCGTTAAAATTGGTATGTTACACTCAGCGGAAGTCATTGAAATAGTAGCAAATACATTAAAAGAGTTTGCTATAAAGCATGTTGTGCTAGACCCTGTTATGGTTGCAAAAAGTGGCGATCGTTTAATGCAAGAAGAAGCTATTGATGCATTAAAAACTTGTTTAATTCCTTTAGCAACGATGATCACGCCAAATTTACCTGAAGCGGCTGTTTTATTAGGTGAACCGATTAATTCTATCCCTCAAATGCTGACGAGTGCTAAAAAGCTTAGTCAATTAGGAAGTCAGAGCGTTTTATTAAAGGGTGGGCACTTACAAAGTCAGCAGAGTATCGATATCCTCTATGAACATCAATATGATACCTTTACAGAGCTATCACACACTCGCATTCAAACACATAACAGTCATGGGACTGGTTGCACTTTATCATCTGCCATTGCAGCTTATTTAGCGAAAGGTTGTAGTATAAAAGAAGCTGTTTCAGCGGCTAAAACTTATTTAACCTTTGCTTTACAAGCTGGAGCGAGTTATACAATAGGGCAAGGACATGGTCCTGTGCATCACTTTTACCAAGTCTGGGACTGA
- a CDS encoding amino acid ABC transporter permease — translation MTPSPQKSSVHTMRWWHNPQTRARIFEWLILSILILFFIYIAQNTLHNLEKRGISTGFGFLSNPAGFGILQTLIPYDETDTFGRTFIVGLLNTLLVSALGLCFATTLGFIIGISRLSSNWLVAKLSLVYIETFRNIPLLLQLFFWYFAVLRALPTPRQSLEFAETAYLNVRGLYIPKPLPDEDFIWVLLVFFLTLMGMFFFKRWACQYQARTGTNLPVFWTNLGFFLIIPSTAFFILGSPLTWSFPELQGFNFRGGLVIIPELIALVVALSIYTSAFIAEIIRAGIQAVNHGQTEAAYSLGLQPRQTLRLVIIPQALRVIIPPLTSQYLNLIKNSPLATAIGYPDLVAVFAGTTLNQTGQAVEIIMMTMAVYLFISLVISALMNFYNHRIALKER, via the coding sequence ATGACACCTAGTCCACAAAAATCATCCGTTCATACAATGCGTTGGTGGCACAATCCCCAAACTAGAGCCAGAATTTTTGAATGGTTGATTTTAAGTATCTTAATTCTTTTTTTTATTTATATTGCTCAGAACACATTACATAATTTAGAGAAACGAGGTATTAGTACAGGTTTTGGGTTTTTATCAAACCCTGCGGGATTTGGCATTTTACAAACCCTTATCCCTTATGATGAAACAGATACGTTCGGGCGCACCTTCATTGTTGGCTTGCTCAATACCTTATTAGTGTCTGCATTAGGATTATGTTTTGCAACAACATTAGGTTTTATTATTGGTATTTCTCGCCTCTCTTCTAATTGGTTAGTTGCCAAACTTTCACTGGTTTATATTGAAACCTTTCGCAATATCCCCTTGCTATTACAACTCTTCTTTTGGTACTTCGCTGTATTACGTGCCTTACCAACACCACGACAAAGTTTAGAATTTGCTGAAACTGCCTATTTAAATGTTCGTGGCTTATATATTCCTAAACCACTACCAGATGAAGACTTTATCTGGGTTTTGCTAGTATTCTTTCTAACATTGATGGGAATGTTCTTTTTTAAACGTTGGGCTTGTCAATATCAAGCAAGGACAGGCACGAATTTACCTGTTTTTTGGACAAATCTTGGATTTTTTCTCATCATTCCCAGCACTGCATTTTTTATACTGGGTTCTCCATTAACGTGGAGTTTTCCAGAATTACAAGGGTTTAATTTTCGCGGTGGGTTGGTGATTATTCCCGAACTCATTGCCCTTGTCGTTGCACTGAGTATTTACACTTCTGCTTTTATTGCAGAAATAATTCGGGCAGGCATTCAAGCTGTCAATCATGGACAAACCGAAGCGGCTTATTCTTTAGGCTTACAACCTCGACAAACACTGCGCCTTGTCATTATTCCCCAAGCCTTACGTGTCATTATCCCACCGTTAACCAGTCAATATTTAAACTTGATTAAAAACTCACCGTTAGCAACGGCTATTGGTTATCCCGATTTAGTTGCTGTTTTTGCAGGAACAACTTTGAATCAAACAGGGCAAGCCGTAGAAATTATCATGATGACCATGGCGGTTTACTTGTTCATTAGCCTTGTTATCTCCGCATTGATGAATTTTTATAATCATCGGATTGCGTTGAAAGAAAGATAA
- the thiM gene encoding hydroxyethylthiazole kinase encodes MRVTPQSIWVDIVKIREQFPLVHNITNYVVMNNTANALLALGASPAMAHAEDEMVEMVSISNALVINIGTLSPHWVKGMEKAVIQAKQLNKPIVIDPVACGATALRSTTMQTLLQLANPSVIRGNASEIKALVSANIKTRGADSSESSGMAVAEALELAKTYQCTVVVSGATDYIVDDKAVIKIRNGHPMMTKVTGLGCTATALVGAFVAVNADFHQAACHAMAVMGIAGEIAIQKTAGPGTLQLHFLDALYQLNEQQLINYLHVESC; translated from the coding sequence ATGCGGGTTACGCCACAGTCTATTTGGGTTGATATTGTTAAAATTCGTGAACAATTTCCATTAGTTCATAATATTACTAACTATGTTGTGATGAACAACACTGCTAATGCATTGTTAGCATTAGGAGCCTCTCCTGCAATGGCACATGCAGAAGATGAAATGGTTGAAATGGTTAGTATTTCAAATGCCTTAGTTATTAACATTGGTACGTTAAGTCCGCATTGGGTCAAAGGCATGGAAAAGGCTGTTATTCAAGCAAAACAATTAAATAAGCCAATTGTCATTGATCCTGTTGCTTGTGGAGCAACGGCTTTACGTTCTACGACAATGCAAACACTTTTACAATTAGCAAATCCTAGTGTTATTCGGGGAAATGCTTCCGAAATTAAAGCGTTAGTTTCTGCTAATATAAAAACACGTGGTGCAGATAGTAGCGAAAGCTCCGGTATGGCTGTAGCGGAAGCCTTGGAATTAGCAAAAACCTATCAGTGTACGGTCGTTGTCAGTGGTGCGACTGATTATATTGTTGATGATAAAGCAGTTATCAAAATTCGCAATGGTCATCCAATGATGACAAAAGTCACAGGGTTAGGATGTACTGCAACGGCGTTAGTCGGTGCATTTGTTGCCGTCAACGCAGATTTTCATCAAGCGGCTTGTCATGCTATGGCAGTGATGGGGATTGCAGGGGAAATTGCGATACAAAAAACGGCAGGACCAGGCACGTTGCAATTACACTTTTTAGATGCTTTATATCAATTAAATGAGCAACAGTTAATTAACTATCTGCATGTTGAATCATGTTAA
- a CDS encoding glutathionylspermidine synthase family protein: MITKNYEGNYPVLGTWIVGDIASGLGVREDVSPITKNSSRFVPHLFK, encoded by the coding sequence ATGATTACCAAAAACTACGAAGGTAACTACCCAGTACTAGGGACATGGATAGTAGGAGATATTGCAAGTGGTTTAGGCGTTCGCGAGGACGTGAGTCCGATAACGAAGAACTCCTCGCGTTTTGTCCCACACCTGTTTAAATAA
- the panC gene encoding pantoate--beta-alanine ligase produces the protein MTLKKVTTITELRTQVAQWHEAKQRVALVPTMGNLHAGHLQLVKEGLKVADHVVVSIFVNPTQFAPNEDYQSYPRTLEQDCEALEKVGAELVFAPNVAEMYGQQDLSTVTTVEVPILSQLLCGKFRPIHFAGVTTVVNRLFNISQADVALFGQKDYQQLTIIKRMVNDLYMPITIIGVPTIRETSGLAMSSRNGYLTAEEKQIAPRLYQILTHLKEQLQAGEKAFTALEANAVQQLQQAGFKPDYVAIRDANTLQDAQVQTRELVILAAAWLGKARLIDNICLILNE, from the coding sequence ATGACACTCAAAAAAGTTACCACTATTACTGAACTTCGTACCCAAGTCGCCCAATGGCATGAAGCCAAACAACGTGTTGCACTCGTTCCAACCATGGGCAACTTACACGCGGGACATTTACAACTGGTTAAAGAAGGGCTAAAAGTCGCTGACCACGTTGTTGTTAGTATTTTTGTCAACCCGACCCAATTCGCCCCAAATGAAGACTACCAAAGTTATCCCCGTACACTGGAACAAGATTGTGAGGCGTTAGAAAAAGTCGGCGCAGAACTGGTTTTTGCCCCCAACGTGGCAGAAATGTATGGACAACAAGATTTAAGCACCGTGACTACGGTCGAAGTTCCTATTTTAAGCCAATTACTCTGCGGTAAATTTCGCCCGATACACTTTGCAGGCGTGACAACCGTCGTCAATCGCCTCTTTAATATCAGTCAAGCCGATGTCGCTCTCTTTGGACAAAAAGACTACCAACAACTGACTATTATCAAGCGTATGGTCAATGACTTATACATGCCTATCACCATTATTGGCGTGCCCACCATCCGCGAAACCAGTGGACTTGCCATGAGCTCCCGCAACGGCTACTTAACCGCAGAAGAAAAACAAATAGCCCCACGTTTATACCAAATTCTCACCCACCTTAAAGAACAACTGCAAGCGGGCGAAAAAGCCTTCACTGCCTTAGAAGCAAATGCCGTTCAACAACTCCAACAAGCAGGTTTTAAACCCGATTACGTGGCTATCCGTGACGCAAATACTTTACAAGACGCTCAAGTACAAACCCGCGAACTGGTTATTTTAGCTGCAGCATGGTTAGGAAAAGCCCGCCTTATCGATAATATCTGCTTAATCCTTAACGAGTAA
- the hypE gene encoding hydrogenase expression/formation protein HypE: MQDTHISLAHGNGGRLMRELITQLFAKHLQHPTLNTQLDATTLPWSASHLVITTDGFIVKPLEFAGGNIGSLAVHGTVNDLAVAGAKPLYLTLNVFIEEGLEIATLERVIISMAQAAQQAGVSIVAGDTKVVQRGEGGGLYLATTGVGVKIAPQTLDFSSIQAGDIILVSGAVGNHGIAVMLAREQFGLRGDLQSDSANVFPLTHALLPLTGLRFMRDPTRGGLATVAHEISQATGKTVILEQGNIPIHDAVQVVCDMLGYDPLYLACEGRVVAVVAKEQAEQALASWRALAQGEQAAIIGQVATGDARVILRTPLGGERLLEELEDDPLPRIC, translated from the coding sequence ATGCAAGATACTCATATCAGTCTCGCTCATGGTAATGGTGGGCGTTTGATGCGTGAATTGATAACACAATTATTTGCAAAACATTTACAGCATCCAACCTTAAACACCCAATTAGACGCAACGACATTGCCATGGTCTGCCTCTCATCTTGTTATTACAACAGATGGCTTTATTGTTAAACCGTTAGAGTTCGCAGGGGGAAATATTGGCTCATTAGCCGTACATGGAACAGTCAATGATTTAGCCGTTGCGGGTGCAAAACCGCTTTACCTAACTTTAAACGTCTTCATCGAGGAAGGCTTAGAAATCGCTACTTTAGAGCGAGTTATTATCAGCATGGCACAAGCCGCCCAACAAGCAGGCGTTTCAATCGTGGCGGGTGATACAAAAGTGGTACAACGTGGAGAAGGTGGCGGTTTATATCTCGCTACGACAGGCGTTGGGGTTAAAATTGCACCGCAAACACTGGATTTTTCCAGTATTCAAGCAGGCGATATTATTCTTGTCAGTGGTGCAGTGGGTAATCATGGTATTGCCGTCATGCTTGCCCGTGAACAATTTGGACTCCGAGGGGATTTACAATCAGACTCCGCCAACGTGTTCCCACTAACACACGCCTTATTGCCATTAACAGGCTTACGCTTTATGCGTGACCCAACCCGTGGCGGACTCGCAACTGTTGCGCATGAAATCAGCCAAGCTACTGGAAAAACAGTCATACTAGAACAAGGTAATATTCCTATTCATGACGCAGTGCAAGTTGTCTGCGATATGTTGGGCTATGACCCTTTATATTTAGCCTGTGAAGGACGTGTTGTGGCTGTCGTTGCGAAAGAACAAGCAGAACAAGCTCTTGCCAGTTGGCGAGCTTTAGCCCAAGGCGAACAAGCTGCTATCATCGGACAGGTTGCAACAGGTGATGCTCGCGTTATTCTACGCACACCGTTAGGCGGTGAACGTTTATTAGAAGAATTAGAAGACGACCCTTTGCCCCGTATTTGTTAA
- a CDS encoding amino acid ABC transporter permease, which translates to MMQQTANAPHLFTHVLKWLRDNLFSSWFNSFLTLACLYLLYATLPPLIQWAIIDADWVGTSREDCDSGGACWVFISVRASQFFYGFYPDAEIWRVNLVLFIFIGLALPLFFKNTLHKLWLAGFLLFIYPLIAFEILYGERFGLPVVETALWGGLMLTLTLAFIGMVVSLPLGILLALGRRSSMPIVRTLCVIFIEFWRGVPLITVLFMSSVMLPLFLPEGMNFDKLFRAAVGIVLFESAYMAEVVRGGLQAIPKGQYEAAASLGLGYWRTMFFVILPQALKLVIPGIVNTLIALLKDTSLILIIGLFDLLGMIKAALNDPYWLGYSVEGFLFGGFIYWLLCFSMSRYSQHLERKLQTSHKR; encoded by the coding sequence ATGATGCAACAAACAGCCAATGCACCTCATCTTTTTACCCATGTTTTGAAATGGCTACGCGATAATTTATTTTCTTCATGGTTCAACAGCTTTTTAACCCTTGCCTGTTTGTACTTACTCTATGCAACCTTGCCCCCTCTGATTCAATGGGCAATTATTGACGCGGATTGGGTTGGGACAAGTCGAGAAGACTGTGACAGCGGCGGGGCTTGTTGGGTATTTATTTCGGTGCGAGCCTCACAGTTTTTTTACGGATTTTATCCAGATGCAGAAATTTGGCGAGTTAACCTTGTTTTATTTATTTTTATTGGATTAGCCTTGCCCTTATTTTTTAAAAATACACTGCATAAACTTTGGTTAGCAGGATTTTTATTATTTATTTATCCCTTAATTGCTTTTGAAATCCTTTATGGCGAACGCTTTGGCTTACCTGTTGTAGAAACTGCCTTATGGGGCGGTTTAATGTTAACGCTAACACTGGCATTTATTGGGATGGTTGTCTCTTTGCCTTTAGGTATTTTGCTGGCGTTGGGACGACGCTCATCGATGCCAATAGTGCGCACGCTTTGCGTGATATTTATTGAATTTTGGCGAGGAGTACCTTTAATTACTGTTTTATTTATGTCTTCGGTGATGTTGCCCTTGTTTCTACCAGAAGGCATGAACTTCGACAAACTATTTCGGGCAGCAGTTGGCATTGTCCTATTTGAATCGGCTTATATGGCGGAGGTTGTGCGGGGGGGACTGCAAGCAATTCCAAAAGGACAGTATGAAGCAGCCGCATCATTAGGCTTAGGCTATTGGCGCACAATGTTTTTTGTCATATTACCGCAAGCGTTAAAACTCGTTATACCCGGTATTGTAAATACATTGATTGCATTACTAAAAGATACCAGTTTAATTTTAATTATTGGTTTATTTGACTTATTAGGCATGATTAAAGCCGCTTTAAACGACCCTTATTGGCTGGGTTACTCCGTGGAAGGCTTTTTATTTGGTGGTTTTATTTATTGGTTATTATGTTTTAGTATGTCTCGCTACAGTCAACATTTAGAACGCAAGTTGCAAACAAGTCATAAACGTTAA